From Oligoflexia bacterium, one genomic window encodes:
- a CDS encoding phosphatidylserine/phosphatidylglycerophosphate/cardiolipin synthase family protein gives MSNSLKSVSNWKSEEIFRSGDVFFKRLIGELSHAKDCIDLETYIYEDDELGRRITATLSQAAARGVKVRVMADGIGSPHWCANFVPKLLKNKVQARIFHPAPWVLLLEPLRKHVSLSHFMKLLSFINRRNHRKICVIDKKTAWLGSMNIHSVHLKSQNGNKAWHDIGVRVVGPGVQDLSQAFNKAWNEAWDYRHPTLIHKHKHSKKKISTNRLVRINNNWNSRRRLYKDLLTRIGNAKNKIWLISAYFVPSAAVVRALCRAARKGIDVRIIVPRNSDVFFIHSVTSAYYYGLLKAGVRIFEYLPSVLHAKMLMIDNWVVVGSSNMNHRSLIHDLEADIVMTKPAARHELESYFRSDLRKTHEITFKDWEKQPVFERIASKTLSMLKYWM, from the coding sequence TTGAGCAATAGCTTAAAAAGTGTTTCCAATTGGAAGTCTGAAGAAATATTTCGTAGCGGAGATGTGTTTTTTAAGCGCCTGATTGGCGAACTTTCTCACGCAAAGGATTGCATTGATCTTGAGACCTATATCTACGAAGATGATGAATTAGGCAGGCGTATTACTGCAACACTTAGTCAAGCAGCCGCACGGGGTGTGAAAGTACGAGTTATGGCAGATGGAATTGGCTCACCTCATTGGTGCGCCAATTTTGTTCCAAAGCTTTTAAAAAATAAAGTGCAAGCTCGTATATTTCACCCAGCGCCTTGGGTTTTATTATTAGAACCGCTACGTAAACATGTTTCACTTTCTCATTTTATGAAACTTCTTAGTTTTATCAATAGACGTAATCATCGAAAAATTTGTGTAATTGATAAAAAAACCGCGTGGCTAGGCAGCATGAATATTCATAGCGTGCATCTCAAATCTCAAAATGGAAATAAAGCGTGGCATGATATTGGTGTTAGAGTAGTGGGGCCTGGAGTACAAGATTTAAGCCAGGCTTTTAACAAAGCATGGAATGAGGCATGGGATTACAGGCATCCAACACTTATACATAAACATAAACACTCCAAGAAAAAAATAAGCACAAACCGTTTAGTGCGCATTAATAACAATTGGAATTCAAGACGTAGACTTTATAAAGATCTACTCACGCGAATAGGAAATGCAAAAAATAAAATATGGCTTATAAGCGCTTACTTTGTTCCATCTGCAGCTGTAGTTCGAGCACTTTGCCGAGCAGCCCGAAAAGGAATTGATGTGCGCATTATAGTGCCAAGAAATTCTGACGTATTTTTTATACACAGTGTAACGTCAGCTTATTACTATGGTCTGCTTAAAGCGGGGGTTCGCATTTTTGAATACCTGCCAAGTGTTTTACATGCAAAAATGCTTATGATTGATAACTGGGTTGTAGTTGGGTCGAGTAATATGAATCATCGAAGTCTCATTCATGATTTAGAGGCTGATATTGTAATGACTAAGCCTGCGGCAAGACATGAGTTGGAGAGTTATTTTCGTTCGGATTTACGTAAGACACATGAAATCACTTTCAAAGATTGGGAGAAACAACCCGTATTTGAAAGGATTGCGAGTAAAACACTTTCTATGCTAAAGTATTGGATGTAA
- a CDS encoding endonuclease/exonuclease/phosphatase family protein has protein sequence MEFRVLSYNIHKGFATNKRKFVLKQMRESIHLVKADLVFLQEVLGHHDQRDHRMSDWKTASQFEYMADSLWPHFAYGKNAVYSSGHHGNAILSKYPFTLFENIDISSNRYDRRGILHGVIKIPHHKEAIHVICIHLGLLESWRKNQIERLITQIEANVPKDAPLIVAGDFNDWRERITIRLSERLHLQEVFWKLYGEHARTFPSWFPVLKLDRIYTRGLHIAAAQCLTEGPWSKLSDHTALCAEFSL, from the coding sequence ATGGAATTTAGAGTACTCTCTTATAATATTCATAAAGGCTTTGCTACGAACAAGCGAAAATTTGTTCTTAAGCAAATGCGAGAATCTATTCATCTTGTAAAAGCTGATCTTGTTTTTCTTCAAGAAGTACTGGGTCATCATGATCAGCGTGATCACCGCATGTCAGATTGGAAAACAGCTTCACAATTTGAGTACATGGCTGATTCTCTTTGGCCACATTTTGCTTACGGAAAAAATGCTGTTTATTCGTCGGGGCATCATGGCAATGCTATTTTAAGTAAATACCCATTCACCTTGTTTGAGAATATTGATATTTCAAGTAACCGTTATGATCGTCGAGGTATTCTTCATGGGGTTATTAAAATTCCACACCATAAAGAAGCGATTCATGTCATTTGTATTCATTTAGGCTTATTAGAATCTTGGAGAAAAAATCAAATCGAGCGCCTCATTACACAGATCGAAGCAAATGTTCCTAAAGATGCACCTCTTATTGTAGCTGGTGATTTTAATGATTGGCGCGAAAGAATCACAATTCGCTTAAGTGAACGACTTCATCTTCAAGAAGTATTTTGGAAACTTTACGGTGAACATGCACGAACATTTCCAAGCTGGTTCCCGGTGCTCAAGCTTGATCGCATATACACTCGAGGTCTTCATATTGCTGCAGCACAATGTTTAACTGAAGGTCCCTGGAGTAAACTCTCTGATCATACTGCACTCTGCGCTGAATTCTCACTCTGA